GCGAAGGTAGGCGCCGGCGCTCGGACGAGACGGGGACGCTGAAGCCCCCGGTCGGCCTACAGCGGCGGGTTCTGCCGCCCGCTTCCGTCGTGTCCTTCACTCGCTCCTGGACAGCTCGAACCGCTGGCGGTAGCAGACCCACCTCTCCTCGTGCTCCCCGTAGCGGACCACCACTTTCCCTCGGCTGAAGAGCTGCTCGCTGAGGAACGACTCTGGCCCGGTGGGAATGAGGGTGTACGTGACCACGATGTGCCGGAAAGAGGAATCCCCTCCTGGGATGACGGCTCGGGCATCGACTCGACCGCCCACCACGCGGTAGTTCCCTCGTGAGACGATCGGGCCGTAGTCGTCCCGGGATGTGAGCGAAGTCCGCATGTCCTCGACGGACCGCGCCACGAAGAAGTCTCCGTCGGTAGAGAAGGCCATCGCACGGCCGTTTAGGGTTCCCTCCCCGTCCGTAACGCGGGGGTCCGTCCGGCCGCATGACTCGTTCCCACCGACCGCGACGTAGACGCCAACGTTCGAGAACGGGAGGGCAGACGCCACGGAGGGTTCGGCGTGGAGCCGCCCGCTCGTACCCCGCCAAGCGCACCCGGCAGTGATAGCCGTCAGGAGGACAAAAACAGAGAGCGCGGGGCGGTTCAACGGACGGGACGCGAGGGACTCGCTCCAGCATAGGTCGGTGCGGGAGCGGCCCTCTGGTGCAACCGAACTACAGGCGCCGGGGCGGCAGAACGATTGGCGATTCAGCCGCCTGAGGCGGCGCGACGGTGATCCGAAGCTAGGAGCGGCGCCGACGCCAGCAACGGCCGAGAGCGCTGACGCCCCCGGTCGGCCTACAGCGGCGGGTTCTGCGTCCCCGTCATCGAGGCGGAGTCCGGTGCTCCTCGTCTGCGGCGTACTGGGAAACGCCGACCGCCACGAGACCGCCGTCTCTGAACCACAACGCAACTCGCGCGACCCGGGACGTGTCGTCCACCGCCAACTCCGATTCGTAAAGACCGTCGCTCCACCCTGCGCCAAGCGGCCAGTCCCGGCAGCGGTACGACTCCGGGAATGCGTTTCGAAACTCAGAGAGCGGGGTGCCTGCCCCGAACCGGCCCCGGTCGGTCAGGAGCACGTTGTCGCCCAACTCGAACTGCTTCGGGTAGGCGAGCGAGTCGCCGAGCGTGTTGAAGGTGACGGGGCCGCTCGGATGCCGCGGGTAAGCGATGACGCCGAGGTCGTCAGACCAGGGGAACTCACTGCGGACGGTGTCCGGCGTGCCGAGCGCGGAGCGGACAGCCTCCGGGGACGACCAGAACGGCAGCGCTCCGATCCGCCAGTCGTCGGTCTGCACGACGGAGTACCAATCGCCCCCGCTCTGAAACGCCTCCTCGCAAGCCGCTCGGCGGTCCGCATCGGACGTGGCGCAACCCGCCAGAAGCAGACAGATCAGAGCGGCGGTTTGCTTCAAGGCAGGGGACGCAGAACGAGTGGGCGTTCAGCGGCCGGCGGCCGCTGGCGGGGTGGACGAAGCTACGGGGGGGACGGCGTTGAATCGGTCGATGAAGCTGACGCCGCCGGTCCGCCTGCAACGCCGGGTTCTACTGCCAGCTACCCGCAAGCGCTGACGATGAGGCCGAGGCCGAAGAACCCCGCGATCAGAGCCATCATGCTCAACGAGTAGCGTCCCCAGTTGTCGTCGGCCCCGTATCTCCGAGTGCGGATTTGGCGAACCAAGTGGACCCCTCCCACTGACAGGAGTACGAGGCCGAGTGTGACTTTGAGAGCGACCTCCCAGGCCGGCATGGCAGTAGAACGAGTGGGCGTTCAGCGGCCGGCGGCCGCTGGCGGTGTGGCCGAAGCTACGCGGCCGATGGCGCCGCGACGGTCGAGGCGACTGATGCCGCCGGTCCGCCTGCAACGCCGGGTTCTGCCGCCATGGCTACGGGCCTGTCTCTCTTGACCGGTGCCGGATAAGCTTTACGGCGTCGTACGCTGCAAAGCCTGACCAAGCGACGGCTGTGTAAGTGAAGTAGAGACTTCCCGCGTACGCAGCAATCCCCCAGAGTCCAGCAACACTGACGGCGTGGACGGCCAAGTTCCACCAACTGTCCTCCTCGATTCGGAATCTGGACTTCGCTGTCGGCGGCTCAGTCATGTAGATGAGATCACGAGGCGGCAGAACAAATTGCGGCTCACCGGCGCGTCCGCGTCCGGTGCAGACGCGGGTTCTGTGGCCGAGGGCACCTACACCACCGGTAGCGGAGGGCCGAGCATCGTCATCCCGTGCGAGGCGAAGAGGGGGGCCATCATCTCCGGCGACGGAGCGCTCCCCATCTCTGCCAACCCCCCCAAGAACGACTCCATCTGCCCGGCGGGCTGGAAGGCGATGATGAGCCGACCTTCCCCCTCGCTTACGTGCGCCCAGACGTGCGGGACCTCTCGCGGAGCGAAGACCGAATCTCCAGGGCCGAGGTCGAACCGCTCCTCGCCGACGTCTACGCGGTACGCCCCCTCCAACACGTAGAACCACTCGTCCTGTGCGTGGTGGACGTGGCGCGGGGGCCCCCCCTTCGCCTCGTCAGTGTGCTCAATGACGTAGAGGTCGCCCGCGGTGTCCGAAGGCGGCACCTTCGCGTCGATCCGGAGGCCGCCGAAGACGTGGCGAGGGCGGCCCGTTCGGTCCTGACCGGCACGGACGAGGCTGCCGGCGCGTCTCCGCTGGACGAGCGGGATCCGAAGCCCGGGCGCGCACGACGCGAGGGGGGCGGCCACCAGTGCCGTGAGCAGGAAGGCTCGGCGTTCGATGAGACGCATAGGGAGTACCTCAGGAGTTTGAAGGCCGCAGAAGGGGGCCGCTTAGCCGCGACGGGCAGCGCTGCGGTAGGGACGAGCGACAGGATACGCTGACGCATGGACCAGCCGACCCCGCTCACGCCCGGCGTCGGCCCAGCGGCGGGTTCTGCGGCCGCGGCAAAGGCCTCAGCCCAGGCGCACACTGGCACCGGGCGCCGGGTCGCCCTTCCCCGCTCGGATCAGGGCCCGACCCACGGCCAGAAGTGCCGCCCCGAGGACCAGGAATCCGATATCCCAGGCGAGGCGGTTCGGGGAGTACTCATTCACGTGGTGCAGCCCCAAGATCTGGTGGTCGATGACCCCCTCGACCACGTTGAACAGCCCCCAGCCGGCGACCAGCCCCCCCACGAACGTTCGGCCCGACCAGGGGACGTCGGACCGACGCCCCGCCCCCCAGAGCATCGCGAGCCCCGCGACGGTCAGGAGCCACACGCCGGCGTGGAAGATCCCGTCCCACAGCATGTTCGTCTTCGCACTGGCGAGGCCGTCTACGGGGACCTGCGCCGAGAGCATGTTGTGCCACTGCGCGATCTGGTGCAGCACGATCCCGTCGATGAACCCTCCGAGCCCGGCCCCCATCACGAGCCCGGCGGCGATGAGGGGCCGGTAGTTCGTCCGGTCAGCCCTCAGGGTGGGGTCCATCGGCCGTCACCGGGGAGGGGGGGAGAGGTACACCGCCACGCCGATGGCAGCGATGACGAGGAGGGGGAGGAGCAGGAGCCCCACGTCCGGCAGGAACGCCTGCGTATAGACGGCCTCTCGGGCCTCCACGCGGCAGTGCGGACACGCCCCGGCGGCGGGGGCGCTTAGGAGTGCTACGAGGGCCAGGCCAACGACCCGTTTCATCGCGAGAGGCGTGCGGGGAGAGCGGCCGTTTGACCCTCGGCGCTCCCGTAGGTTCGGCGGCAGAACGATTTGCGATTCAGCCGCCGAGAGGTGAGGGCGCGGCGGCGGGACGAGGCTATGACAGGAGCGCCGTTCGGACGAGTCCGGAACGCGGACCCTCTCGGTCTGCAAGCGCGGGTTCTACCATACGGTGGGATATTCCGGTATGAGCGTGGCCTACAGCGAACCGGCCCCTACAGCCCGACGGAACGTGAGGTCATAGGCCCACGTGCCCCTCTCGTCTTCGCGCTCGCCCTCACAGCGGAGTCGGTCGCTCCCACGGACTCGCTCGTCCTCGCAACTGAGCAGGCCCGTCAGCGGGGGGCGGTACACAGAGTCGGCGTAGAGCGGGTAAACCCAGCGGAAGCCCGCTGCCGGTACAGGCGCGGCCTCTCCCGGAAGTGATTCAGGGCGACTGTCGAGCCAACACCTGACCCCCTCGCAGTAGAGGAACGGGTCATGAACTGACGCACTTCCCGCGAGCGCCTCGATCTCGGACCGCTCCGGTCCCGACGGCACGCATCCAGCGGCGCTCGCGGCGAGCAGTATCAGCGCGATAGAACGCAAGGGCGAGTGCGGTAGAACGAGTGGCCGCTTAGCCGCGACGGGTGGCGCTGGCGGCAGGAACGCTCGACAGGATACGCCGACGCTCTGACGAGCCAAGAACGCTCGCGCCCGGCGTAGGCCTACAGCGGCGAGTTCTGCCGCCCCGCCCCCGACGGCCTGTAGGTCAGCGCCGTGACGCCCGTGTCGAACGACCGAGCCTCGACGAGGTCGAGCGACGCCCGCTCGCTCTCGAACAGCCGCTTCCCCTGCCCCAGCACGACGGGGTACACGAGGAGCCGGTACTCGTCGACCAGGCCCGCCCGGACGAGCGAGCGGACGAGCGTCGCGCTCCCGAACACGAGGAGGTCCCCGCCCGCCCCACCCTTCAGCGACCGGACGGCGGCCTTGGGGTCGTCCCCCAGGTGGCGGCCGTTCCAGCCCCTCCGGTCCACCTCGCCCGGACCGAGCGTCGTCGTAGCGACGTGCTTCGGGAGCGCGTTGATCCGCTCCGCGTACCCGTCCTCGCTCGTCCTCGACGCCCACGCCTCGGCGAAAGCCTCGAACGTGACTCGGCCGAGGACGAGGGCGTCGGCGGCGAACAGCTCGTCCCGCTTGTAGGCGGCGAGCTCGTCCGACCAGTAGGGCATCGTCCACATCGGGTCCTCCATGACCCCGTCGAGCGAGAGGTACTCGGAGACGACGAGACGGCGGGGGCCGTTGTCCATTGACGAGAAGGGGGGTGAGAAGGGGCCAGAGATTAGAGAGGCCCTACGACATCGGAACGTCGCAGGGCTACGTACTCAGGCGGCAGAACAGTTTGCGGCTCACCCGCGAAACGCGGTAGGCCTCTCGAATGAGGCAAGTTCAGTGACAGCGCTGGGACGAGGCGAGACGGTCGAGCGTTTCGTCGGCGTGCAGCCTCGAGTCATGCCGCACCTCCCGGGCTCACTCCTTCCGAGCAGCACGTTCGACGTCCGCCAGCAGCTCGTCCAGCGCCGCGCGGTCGAAGAGCCGCCCCCGCGTCACCACCGCCTCGATCCGCTGCGCGTTCGCGATGTCCTCCAGGGGGTCCGCCGACAACAGCACGAGGTCGGCCACCTTGCCCACGTCCACCGTGCCCTGGGTGTCCACGGCGTCGAGGTAGCGCGCCGGCTCGAGGGTCGCCGTGCGGAGCGCCTCGGCCTCCGTCAGCCCGATCGCCACGAGCACTACCAACTCGTCGTGGAGACCGAAGCCCGCGAAGACGCCCGTGGACCCGGCGTCGGACCCGGCCAGCAGCGGGACCCCGGCCCGGTGCTGCGCCAGGGTGACCGCGCGCTCGAAGCGCGCGACCTCCGACGCGCGGGGGTCGTCCTGCAAGGAATCGAACTCGTCCTCGTCGTCGACCCAATACTCCCGCTCCTCCCGGGGCAGGTACCGCAGCCGGGGATCGTTCCGCCAGTCGAACCCGATCTCACCCGGCAACCTCTCGCCGGCAAACAGGGTCGGGGTGATCCACGTCCCGTTCCTCACCAGCGTCTCGTAGACCCCGGCGCACTTGGCCGCGTCGTGGCTCTCGATCATCTCCAGCCAGACGGGCATGATCTCCGGCTCGTCCGACTCCAGCTCCGCGCGGAGGCGGCGGCGGACCTCGTCCTCCCGCGCCGAGCACTCCTCGGCCACGTTCCCCCAGGCGGCGTGCTCGATGCTCCGCTGGCCGAGCTCGGAGGCCTCGGAGGCCCGGACCCCCTCCGGGACGTGCCCGGCGAACGGGAGCCCGATCCGGTTCGCCTCGTCGGCGAAGGCGAGGTAGGCGTCGCGGGGGATGAAGTTGTAGACCTTGGCGAGGTCCACGCCCCGCGCCTTGAGGAGGCGGGCGTGCTCGCGGGCGTGCTCGGGGGTGCCCGGCTGGAACGGGGTGGACCCCTCGTCACCCGGGCCGTCGAGTTGGGCGCTTCCCGCGACGACACGCGGGCCGACGAGCGTCCCGGCTTCGATCTCCTCCCGCCAGGCCTTGAACTCGTAGACCGACGGGAGCGGGTCGGCGAACACTTCCCAAATGCAGTCCGGCTGCTCCGACCCGAAGCAGTCCGACGACATGTTCCGGATCCCCGTGACCCCGTTGGCGACGAAGAGCGGGAAGAAGACGTCGCGGGTGATGGGGATCGACGAGGTGTGGGCGTGCATGTCCCAGAGGCCGGGGATGAGGAACCGCCCCCGCCCGTCGACGACCGTGGCACCCGGGGGGACCTCCACCTCGCCCGACGGGCCGACGCTCGTGATGCGGTCGCCCGAGACGACGACGGTCCTGCCCGGTTTGGCCACGCCCTCCTCCACGTCGATGACTGTGACGTCGGTGAAGGCGATCGGCTGGGCCGTGGCAGCGCCCGCCGCAAGCAGGAGGGCGGCGAGGAGTGGCGCGGTCTGTCTCATGGTGGGCCTCAATCAGGCGGGACCAAGAGACAGAATAGGGATGTGCGGCAGAACAGATGGCGGCTCACCCGCGAAGGGGCAACGGCC
This sequence is a window from Rubrivirga marina. Protein-coding genes within it:
- a CDS encoding cupin domain-containing protein, with protein sequence MRLIERRAFLLTALVAAPLASCAPGLRIPLVQRRRAGSLVRAGQDRTGRPRHVFGGLRIDAKVPPSDTAGDLYVIEHTDEAKGGPPRHVHHAQDEWFYVLEGAYRVDVGEERFDLGPGDSVFAPREVPHVWAHVSEGEGRLIIAFQPAGQMESFLGGLAEMGSAPSPEMMAPLFASHGMTMLGPPLPVV
- a CDS encoding DUF2243 domain-containing protein, which produces MDPTLRADRTNYRPLIAAGLVMGAGLGGFIDGIVLHQIAQWHNMLSAQVPVDGLASAKTNMLWDGIFHAGVWLLTVAGLAMLWGAGRRSDVPWSGRTFVGGLVAGWGLFNVVEGVIDHQILGLHHVNEYSPNRLAWDIGFLVLGAALLAVGRALIRAGKGDPAPGASVRLG
- a CDS encoding dihydrofolate reductase family protein — encoded protein: MDNGPRRLVVSEYLSLDGVMEDPMWTMPYWSDELAAYKRDELFAADALVLGRVTFEAFAEAWASRTSEDGYAERINALPKHVATTTLGPGEVDRRGWNGRHLGDDPKAAVRSLKGGAGGDLLVFGSATLVRSLVRAGLVDEYRLLVYPVVLGQGKRLFESERASLDLVEARSFDTGVTALTYRPSGAGRQNSPL
- a CDS encoding amidohydrolase family protein; translated protein: MRQTAPLLAALLLAAGAATAQPIAFTDVTVIDVEEGVAKPGRTVVVSGDRITSVGPSGEVEVPPGATVVDGRGRFLIPGLWDMHAHTSSIPITRDVFFPLFVANGVTGIRNMSSDCFGSEQPDCIWEVFADPLPSVYEFKAWREEIEAGTLVGPRVVAGSAQLDGPGDEGSTPFQPGTPEHAREHARLLKARGVDLAKVYNFIPRDAYLAFADEANRIGLPFAGHVPEGVRASEASELGQRSIEHAAWGNVAEECSAREDEVRRRLRAELESDEPEIMPVWLEMIESHDAAKCAGVYETLVRNGTWITPTLFAGERLPGEIGFDWRNDPRLRYLPREEREYWVDDEDEFDSLQDDPRASEVARFERAVTLAQHRAGVPLLAGSDAGSTGVFAGFGLHDELVVLVAIGLTEAEALRTATLEPARYLDAVDTQGTVDVGKVADLVLLSADPLEDIANAQRIEAVVTRGRLFDRAALDELLADVERAARKE